The following are from one region of the Lacinutrix sp. Bg11-31 genome:
- a CDS encoding YHYH protein — MKNFFKITLFFALIAISIACTSDDSNSDSDGSTATTANTLHEAFADFDANNLDIVLSGDNVVIQSNGMPNHTSPYWSNTTSRTITGPMGNTMTTVSSSNHVNWVEPTVTSHDQMAPGNIDDFNGSYSLTVSANPQLASSSSTTGLGPIGIAVSGAMIYNDEEGPNIPLDNAVGSLDYTAAHTGPQSYHYHLETKAWSEDDDALIGIIADGFFLYGRKCNSTGAYATGLDVSGGHTSTTQHTTTAEYHYHIQNELYLNSYYILFPGDYQGTPSNIQ; from the coding sequence ATCACATTGTTTTTTGCTTTAATAGCTATCTCTATAGCTTGTACTAGCGACGACAGTAACTCAGATTCAGACGGTAGTACTGCTACTACTGCAAATACATTACATGAAGCATTTGCGGATTTTGATGCAAACAACTTAGATATCGTACTTAGTGGTGATAATGTTGTTATTCAATCTAATGGTATGCCAAATCATACCTCTCCATATTGGTCTAACACAACATCAAGAACAATAACAGGTCCTATGGGTAATACAATGACTACGGTTTCAAGTTCAAATCATGTAAATTGGGTAGAGCCAACAGTTACAAGTCACGATCAAATGGCTCCTGGAAATATAGACGATTTTAATGGTTCTTACAGCCTAACAGTATCTGCAAATCCACAATTAGCATCAAGTTCAAGTACAACAGGACTAGGTCCAATTGGTATTGCAGTATCTGGAGCAATGATTTATAATGACGAAGAAGGACCAAATATTCCTTTAGACAATGCCGTTGGATCTTTAGATTATACAGCAGCTCACACAGGACCACAAAGTTACCATTACCATTTAGAAACTAAGGCTTGGTCTGAAGACGATGATGCGTTAATAGGTATAATTGCAGATGGTTTCTTTCTTTACGGAAGAAAATGTAACTCTACAGGAGCATATGCTACAGGTTTAGATGTTTCAGGTGGACATACAAGTACTACGCAGCATACAACAACAGCAGAGTATCACTATCATATTCAAAACGAATTATATTTAAATTCATATTATATTTTATTCCCAGGTGATTATCAAGGAACTCCAAGTAACATTCAGTAA